A window of Kyrpidia spormannii genomic DNA:
GGCGATGCAGCGGAGACCCAAGGCCATTCTCATCGGGATCGCCGGCGATAGCGGAGCGGGAAAATCCACCTTTGTCGGAGAGTTGCGGGAGTTGATCGGTTCCGACCGCGTGATGACCATCTCCATCGACGACTACCATTCTTTGGATCGGCGGGAACGCAATCAAATCGGCGTCACCGCCCTCCACCCGTGGAAGGCGAACAACCTCGGCCTGCTCGTCGACCACGTTTGGCAGCTGAAGGCGGGCCGGACGATTCAAAAACCGATTTATGACCACAGCACGGGCACCATCGCCCCACCGGAGAATGTCACCCCCACAGACATCATCCTCTTGGAGGGGCTGCACATCCTCTACTTGGAAAAACTGCGGGAAGCTCTGGACCTAAAAATCTATTTTGACACCGACACCCGGTTGCGGGTGCGTTGGAAGGTGCGACGGGACCGGGAAACCCGGGGTTACACCGAGGAGGAGGTCCTGGCGGAAATCGAGCGGCGGAGAACCGATGTTGTCCGGTATATCGAACCCCAGAAGGCCTGGGCCGACCTGGTCATTAAGTACGTACCGGATGACGACCGGGCTCCCACGGAAGATAACCCCGAGCCGATTAAAGTCCAGATCGCCGAACGCCTGCGCGGACCCAAGCGGCGGTTGGTGAAATGGCTTTCCCTCGGTTCCAGGTTCGGATTGATCGAAGCGGTACACTATTACGAAAATATCGTCGGCGAGGAGATGGAGGTTGCCGATATCCAGGGCAAGACCGCACCGACCTCCATGAGCGCGCTGATGGAGATGATCAGCGACACGGCCCATCTCAAGGAAAAGATGAACGAGCGGGATTACGACCCCATTCGAGTCACCCAGTTTCTCGTTGCGAACATGATCATGGAGCTGGCTTACGGGCGGCAGGGCATCCAAGGAGCATGGGCCAAT
This region includes:
- a CDS encoding phosphoribulokinase, producing the protein MQRRPKAILIGIAGDSGAGKSTFVGELRELIGSDRVMTISIDDYHSLDRRERNQIGVTALHPWKANNLGLLVDHVWQLKAGRTIQKPIYDHSTGTIAPPENVTPTDIILLEGLHILYLEKLREALDLKIYFDTDTRLRVRWKVRRDRETRGYTEEEVLAEIERRRTDVVRYIEPQKAWADLVIKYVPDDDRAPTEDNPEPIKVQIAERLRGPKRRLVKWLSLGSRFGLIEAVHYYENIVGEEMEVADIQGKTAPTSMSALMEMISDTAHLKEKMNERDYDPIRVTQFLVANMIMELAYGRQGIQGAWAN